From Staphylococcus delphini, one genomic window encodes:
- the rimP gene encoding ribosome maturation factor RimP, translated as MSKVTEQVETIIQPVLDELNFELVDVEFAKEGRDHYLRIAIDKPGGVDLNDCTLASERISEVMDEQDPIPQAYYLDVSSPGAERPIKNEKGFQNAIEQPIFVSLYAPIEGDKEWLGHLKSVTEDAITMEVKVKAKTKTITIPRDKIAKARHAVML; from the coding sequence ATGAGTAAAGTTACAGAGCAAGTTGAAACCATAATACAACCTGTCCTTGACGAATTGAACTTTGAATTAGTAGACGTTGAGTTTGCTAAAGAAGGTCGAGATCATTATTTGCGTATCGCCATCGATAAACCAGGTGGCGTCGATTTGAATGATTGTACACTCGCATCAGAACGCATTAGTGAAGTAATGGATGAACAAGATCCGATTCCACAAGCGTACTATTTAGACGTGTCATCACCAGGTGCAGAACGCCCAATTAAAAATGAAAAAGGCTTTCAAAATGCGATTGAACAACCGATTTTTGTATCATTATATGCACCGATTGAAGGTGACAAAGAATGGTTAGGTCATTTGAAATCAGTCACTGAAGATGCCATTACTATGGAAGTGAAAGTCAAAGCGAAGACGAAAACCATCACGATTCCACGTGATAAAATCGCTAAAGCACGTCACGCAGTTATGCTTTAA
- a CDS encoding PolC-type DNA polymerase III has product MNMLDHFDQDFIDQGQLTRVDVSQKSRKWTFHIQLPRLLKYEDYAVFTHAMKESFQHIADVDWKITVNDASQQDEYLLKYLGDCIEQTQLSPKVKGQLKQKRMIVSGDVVKILVQNDIEGNHFNKVCNGSLVRAMQRCGFNVQKVVFETDESGHDEDLASLEAHIQEEDEQSAREATAKIEKMKEQRAQQDDEVAVERCQIGKPIQVENVRPIESIIEEEFKVAIEGVIFDINLKELKSGRHIVELKVTDYTDSLVLKMFTRKNKNDLDHFKSLKEGQWVRAQGRIEEDMFIRDLVMMMSDIEAIKRTPKMDKATEKRVEFHLHTSMSQMDGVTHIGDYVAQAAQWGHDAIAVTDHNVVQAYPDAHAAAEKHGIKMIYGMEGMLVDDGVPIAYKPSDIMLQDATYVVFDVETTGLSNQYDKIIELAAVKVKNGEIIDKFERFSNPHEKLTETIKNLTHITDDMLKDAPEIEEVLTEFKAWVGDAIFVAHNASFDMGFIDTGYERLGFGPSTNAVIDTLELSRTINTSYGKHGLNFLAKKYGVELTQHHRAIYDTEATAYIFVKMLAQLKALDVHNHQDINKKLSNEDAYKRARPQHVTLIVQNQTGLKNLFKIVSASLVQYYYRTPRIPRSLLDEHREGLLVGTACDEGEVFTAVMQRDQSEVERIAKYYDYIEVQPPALYQDLLDRDLIRDNETLVEIYERILKVGETNQIPVIATGNAHYLHEHDAIARRILIAAQPGNPLNRSTLPEAHFRTTDEMLDAFHFLGEERAHQIVVENTRALADRIEKVVPIKDKLYTPNMDGANEEIREMSYRHAKQLYGEDLPQIVIDRLEKELESIIGNGFAVIYLISQRLVKKSLEDGYLVGSRGSVGSSFVATMTEITEVNPLPPHYICPSCKKSEFFDDGSVGSGFDLPDKTCECGTEMIKEGQDIPFETFLGFKGDKVPDIDLNFSGEYQPKAHNYTKVLFGEEYVYRAGTIGTVAEKTAFGFVKGYLNDQGIHKRGAEVDRLVKGCTGVKRTTGQHPGGIIVVPDYMDIFDFTPIQYPADDQSSSWMTTHFDFHSIHDNVLKLDILGHDDPTMIRMLQDLSGIDPKTIPVDDQQTMGIFSSPEALGVTEEEILAKTGTFGVPEFGTGFVRQMLEDTKPTTFSELVQISGLSHGTDVWLGNAQELIRSGTCTLSSCIGCRDDIMVYLMYAGLEPSLAFKIMEAVRKGKGLTEEFEQVMRENNVPDWYMDSCKKIKYMFPKAHAAAYVLMAVRIAYFKVHHPLYYYASYFTVRASDFDLITMVKDKDSIRQTVKDMYARYMDLGKKEKDVLTVLEIMNEMAHRGYRMQPVNLEKSQAYEFIIEGDTLIPPFVAVPGLGENVAKRIVEAREDGPFLSKEDLNKKAGVSQKIIEYLDSLGSLPNMPDKAQLSIFDM; this is encoded by the coding sequence ATGAATATGTTAGACCATTTTGATCAGGACTTCATTGATCAAGGCCAATTGACACGTGTAGATGTATCCCAAAAATCACGAAAGTGGACGTTTCATATTCAGTTGCCACGATTATTAAAATATGAAGACTATGCAGTTTTTACGCATGCGATGAAAGAAAGCTTCCAACATATTGCAGATGTAGATTGGAAAATTACGGTCAATGATGCGTCACAACAAGATGAATATTTACTGAAGTATTTAGGTGATTGTATTGAACAAACGCAATTGTCGCCTAAAGTAAAAGGGCAATTAAAACAAAAACGTATGATTGTCTCAGGTGATGTCGTTAAAATACTTGTCCAAAACGATATTGAAGGGAACCATTTCAATAAAGTGTGCAACGGCAGCTTAGTGCGCGCAATGCAACGATGTGGTTTTAATGTGCAAAAAGTTGTATTTGAAACGGATGAAAGTGGTCACGATGAAGATTTAGCATCATTAGAAGCACACATTCAAGAGGAAGATGAACAAAGTGCACGCGAAGCAACTGCTAAAATTGAAAAAATGAAAGAACAACGTGCACAACAAGATGATGAAGTGGCCGTCGAACGTTGTCAAATTGGCAAGCCGATTCAAGTTGAGAATGTTCGACCGATTGAATCGATTATTGAAGAAGAGTTTAAAGTGGCGATTGAAGGGGTCATTTTCGACATTAATTTAAAAGAGTTGAAAAGTGGCCGTCACATCGTCGAATTAAAGGTGACAGACTATACCGATTCACTCGTCCTTAAAATGTTTACGCGTAAAAATAAAAACGACTTAGACCATTTCAAATCATTAAAAGAAGGTCAATGGGTGCGCGCACAAGGTCGCATTGAAGAAGATATGTTCATTCGCGACCTCGTGATGATGATGTCTGACATTGAAGCGATTAAACGTACACCCAAAATGGATAAAGCTACGGAAAAACGTGTGGAATTCCATTTGCATACATCAATGAGTCAAATGGATGGTGTGACGCATATTGGTGATTATGTCGCACAAGCTGCACAATGGGGACACGATGCGATTGCAGTAACAGATCATAACGTCGTACAAGCTTATCCCGATGCGCATGCGGCAGCTGAAAAGCATGGCATTAAAATGATTTACGGGATGGAAGGCATGCTCGTTGATGATGGTGTGCCGATTGCGTACAAACCGTCTGATATAATGCTCCAAGATGCGACATATGTCGTGTTTGACGTAGAGACGACGGGATTGTCCAACCAGTACGATAAAATTATCGAGTTGGCCGCAGTGAAAGTGAAAAATGGCGAAATCATTGATAAATTTGAGCGTTTTAGCAATCCGCATGAAAAATTGACTGAAACGATTAAAAACTTGACGCATATTACAGACGATATGCTAAAAGATGCACCTGAAATAGAAGAAGTGCTCACTGAATTTAAAGCATGGGTAGGCGACGCGATTTTCGTTGCCCATAATGCCTCGTTCGACATGGGCTTTATCGACACCGGTTACGAACGTCTCGGCTTTGGTCCTTCGACAAATGCGGTGATTGATACACTTGAATTGTCACGTACGATTAACACAAGTTATGGTAAACATGGCTTGAACTTTTTAGCTAAAAAATATGGCGTAGAGCTCACACAACATCACCGTGCGATTTATGATACGGAAGCAACAGCTTATATTTTTGTGAAGATGTTGGCACAATTAAAAGCGTTAGATGTGCACAACCATCAAGACATTAACAAAAAATTATCGAATGAAGATGCTTACAAACGCGCACGCCCTCAACACGTCACATTAATCGTGCAAAATCAAACAGGGCTTAAAAACTTGTTTAAAATTGTCAGCGCGTCACTCGTGCAATATTATTACCGTACACCTCGTATCCCACGTTCATTACTAGATGAGCATCGTGAAGGCTTGTTAGTCGGTACTGCATGTGATGAAGGTGAAGTATTTACAGCCGTCATGCAACGTGATCAATCTGAAGTTGAACGGATTGCGAAATATTATGATTATATTGAAGTGCAACCGCCTGCGTTGTATCAAGATTTACTGGATCGTGACTTGATTCGTGACAATGAAACGCTTGTCGAAATTTATGAGCGTATTTTAAAAGTGGGAGAAACGAATCAAATTCCTGTAATTGCGACAGGAAATGCACACTATTTACATGAACATGATGCAATTGCACGTCGTATTTTAATCGCCGCTCAACCAGGTAACCCGTTGAACCGTTCGACGTTACCAGAAGCACATTTTAGAACGACCGATGAAATGTTAGATGCTTTCCATTTCTTAGGTGAGGAACGTGCGCATCAAATCGTCGTTGAAAATACACGTGCGTTGGCAGATCGCATTGAAAAAGTTGTTCCAATTAAAGATAAACTGTATACGCCAAATATGGACGGCGCAAATGAAGAAATTCGTGAAATGAGTTATCGTCATGCGAAACAGTTGTACGGTGAGGACTTGCCACAGATTGTTATTGATCGATTAGAGAAAGAATTAGAAAGTATTATTGGGAACGGATTTGCGGTTATTTATTTAATTTCGCAACGACTCGTTAAAAAGTCATTAGAAGATGGTTATTTAGTAGGTTCTCGGGGTTCGGTCGGTTCAAGCTTTGTTGCGACGATGACGGAAATTACAGAAGTGAACCCACTGCCACCGCATTACATTTGTCCAAGTTGTAAAAAGAGCGAGTTTTTCGATGATGGTTCGGTTGGTTCAGGCTTTGACTTGCCTGATAAAACGTGTGAATGTGGCACAGAGATGATCAAAGAAGGACAAGATATTCCGTTCGAAACGTTCTTAGGCTTCAAAGGGGATAAAGTACCCGATATCGACTTGAACTTTAGTGGTGAATATCAACCGAAAGCCCATAACTACACGAAAGTTTTGTTCGGTGAGGAATATGTTTATCGTGCCGGAACAATTGGTACTGTCGCTGAAAAAACGGCATTTGGTTTCGTGAAAGGGTACTTAAATGATCAAGGCATTCATAAGCGTGGTGCTGAGGTCGATCGTCTCGTAAAAGGTTGTACAGGTGTTAAACGTACGACTGGTCAGCACCCAGGTGGGATTATCGTTGTTCCAGATTATATGGACATTTTTGACTTTACGCCAATTCAATATCCAGCAGACGATCAAAGTTCAAGTTGGATGACGACGCACTTTGACTTCCATTCGATCCATGATAACGTTCTGAAACTCGATATTCTCGGACACGATGATCCTACGATGATTCGGATGTTACAAGACTTGTCAGGTATCGATCCGAAAACGATTCCTGTTGATGATCAACAAACGATGGGGATTTTCAGTTCTCCAGAAGCGCTCGGTGTGACAGAAGAGGAAATTTTAGCGAAAACTGGAACGTTCGGTGTGCCAGAATTTGGGACAGGCTTCGTACGTCAAATGTTAGAAGATACGAAACCGACGACATTTTCAGAGCTTGTACAAATTTCAGGGCTTTCACATGGTACCGACGTATGGCTAGGTAATGCACAAGAACTGATTCGTAGTGGAACTTGTACGTTGTCGAGCTGTATCGGTTGTCGTGACGATATTATGGTGTACTTGATGTATGCGGGTTTAGAACCGTCGCTCGCCTTTAAAATTATGGAAGCAGTACGTAAAGGTAAAGGCTTAACAGAGGAATTTGAGCAAGTGATGAGAGAAAATAACGTGCCAGACTGGTATATGGATTCATGTAAGAAAATTAAATACATGTTCCCGAAAGCCCATGCTGCAGCTTACGTGTTAATGGCTGTTCGTATCGCTTATTTCAAAGTGCATCATCCACTTTATTATTATGCAAGTTATTTTACTGTGCGTGCATCAGATTTTGATTTGATTACGATGGTGAAAGACAAAGACAGTATCCGCCAAACTGTGAAAGATATGTATGCGCGATATATGGATTTAGGTAAAAAAGAAAAAGACGTGTTGACTGTATTAGAAATTATGAATGAAATGGCGCATCGTGGTTACCGGATGCAACCTGTCAACTTAGAGAAAAGTCAGGCATATGAGTTCATCATTGAAGGAGACACATTAATTCCGCCATTCGTTGCTGTGCCGGGTCTTGGCGAAAACGTAGCGAAACGTATTGTTGAAGCACGTGAAGATGGACCGTTCTTATCGAAAGAAGATTTGAACAAAAAAGCAGGGGTATCACAAAAAATCATTGAATACCTCGATAGTTTAGGCTCATTACCGAATATGCCTGACAAAGCACAGTTGTCCATCTTTGATATGTAG